The sequence ACGCTCGCCGGCTCGCGCACGTCCAGGTCGAAGGCGAACGGCTCGCGCGCTGGCCGCGTCATTGCCGGGACCGGCTGGTCGAAGTCAAGCAGCATCTCTTCCGTCTCGTAGCCGAATGTCGAAGGCACGCCGGTGCTGCTCTCCTGGCCAGTTTCGGCGAGTATGGAATCCGGCTGACTGGCCGCAAGGCTCGCAGGCGATGGGCTCGACTGCGGCTCGGCAAACAGATCCTCAAGGCCGAACGCTTCAAACGGCGCCTCGTTGTTGGCAAACGACAGGTCATTAGTGCGGTGCGGTAAATGGCCTTCCGCGAAGGCCGCTTCGTCGGGCGCTTCGGCAACCTGCACTTCGATGGGCTCGGCGGCGCGCAGCGCTTCGTTTGATTCAAAGGCGTAATTCAGCGGTATGGTCGCGCCCGCGGCGGGCGGCGCGGCGGGGCTAGCCATCGTCGGCAAGTCGAGATTGAACGGCTGCGACAACTGTGCGGATGGGCGCGCTTCGACCGGCGGCACGACGATAGGCGGTGCGGCGACAGGCGGCGCGGCGATGGGCGGTGGCGTTAACGGCTCGACCGGCGCGGCGTTCACGCCGGCGGACGGCAGCGGCCCTGTGCGCGGCTTGCTGCTGGCGCCGATCAGCCTGCGCACGGTGTCAACCAGTGTACGCGATTCGAAAGGCTTGGTCAGATGGGCGTCGGCTTTGACGCGGTGCGCTTCGGCCTGATCAAACGGCTCGAAGGCGCCGACCAGCAGGATGACCGGGATGTGCTGAAACGGCGGGTTATTCTTAATCGCTTCGCACAGCTCGTAGCCGTTTTTGCCGGGCATGAAAATGTCTGCCAGCACCAGGTCGGGTTGCACATCGGCCAGCCGGCGCTCGGCCTGGTCGCCGTTGCTGACCGCGACGACTTCGATGCCTTCGTCGGCAAAAGTGAGATTGACTACTTTTTGAATGGTGATGCTGTCATCCGCAAGGAGGATTCTGTTTGCCATCGTCCTTTTCCCTCAATTCGGCCTCGACCACAAGGCCCGGGAGCCCCGCGGCGGATCAACCGAACGCCGAGTCTGACGGGTTGCTAATGTCTTACGCCGTCCAATGATTCAATGCGACGAACTTCAGGGGCTGAAAACCGGATAAAAGAGCAGCGGTGTTGAGGGCGCAAGCCATTGCAGCCTGCCGAAGTCACTGTCTCAGTGCGCGATCTTAGCACAAAATAAATTGCCTGTCTCTAGTTTTACACAACCAGCAATACGACGACGCAGAAACGCGGGAGAGTGACGCGGGGACGCGGCGACGCGGGGAAAGAAAGACAGACAGTCAGTCTCTCTGTCTTTCCCTCGCCGCGTCGCCGCGTCCCCGTGTCGCCGCGTCGGCTTTCTCCCTCGCCGCCGCCTATTCGATGCGTGCGCGGTTTGGCCGGCCACTTGGGTCGCGCAGCCAGAACTGTCGGACATTCTCATCTGCCGGTTGCACGACATCGGCAGCCGCGCCGCAGGCAAACGGCGTCGCGGTGATGCGAATGTCATCGATGAACCAGCCCTGATAGCCATCAAGCACGCCGGTCGCTTCGTCAAAGCCCGCCTGGAACCGCAGCTTGATGCGCTGGCCGACGAAGTCGTCGAGGTTGACGATCACCTGACTGAAGACGCCTGCTTTGCCGCGCGCCGTCCACGCGAAACGGCTGCCGAGCGGATTGCTCGACGCCGAGGTCACTTTGCCGTCATAACCGCCGACCAGCATGCGCGAGCCGAGGTCTATCCAGGTTTCGCCATTGTCGCTCGACAGCTCCAGTATGCCGCCGTCAAAGCCCGGCTCGAAGTTGAAGATGTGATAAAACGACAAGCGCACGCTGCCGAGATTGCTGGGGATATTAAACGACTTCTTGGTGAAGAGCAGCGCATTCAGCGCGTCGTTCTCCGATTTGCCAGGGTCAACCACGTGATAAGACATGGTGCCGCTATGCGCAAAGCGGGTCGTCGTTTCAAAGCCCTTCTTCATCTTCCACTTGACGTTGCCGCCGTCAACATCGTCGTCAAGGATCGTCGTCGCCGTGCCGCTCGCTCGGCCCGCGCGAATGCGCACCGGCAGCTTGTACTTGCCGGCGCCGGTATTCACTTCCAGTTGCAATTGGGCGACGGAGCTACAACGCAACGCCGAAGGAATCTGCAACGCGAACGGCGCGCTCGAACTCTTTGACGCGCCCGGCGCAATCATGCCAATCGCATCGCCCGCCAGCGCGGCGTTGACAGTCTGGTTGCCGACCGTCAGCGACAAGCTGGCCCCGGTGACATCGGCGGCAGTAGTCGCCGACTGGTTGGCAATGGTTACGGTGATCTGCGCCTGTTCGCCGGGGATCAGCGCGGCATCGGTCGCGTTGTTGCTGTGCTTGACGCTGACGCCCGCCGACACGTCGCCAGTGTTGTCAATGGCGAGCACGGGCACGCCGGCCTCGTGCCCGTTGCTGACGACCAGCGCAAAGTCCTGGTCGAGCGCCCCGCCGGAATTCGGCACACCGTCGCCGGCGATCAGCGTCGGCTTGACACGAATCACGAACGGCCCGGTCGTGCCCGCGGGCAGACGCACGCCCTGCGTGTTGTTGAGAAAGTCTACCGTGCCGCCGGCCTGCGAATACTGGCCATTGAAATTGTTCGCCTGATAGACGACGCCGCCGATGACGACTTCGAGGTTAAGCTGATTGACGAACGGCGCGTTGCTGAACTCAGCGCCCGGCGCGTCTGTGTAGGCCAGCATAACGCGAAACTCTTTCGTCGGGTCGCTGATGACGCCGGTGATCTCGAACGGCGCGCCGCCCGATTGCGTGAAGGTGCGGTCGGGCGATTGGTCATAGAGAACGCGGTCTGTGGCTTCAAACATGCGCCCGATGTTGAGCAGGCCCCAGCCCTGGTGCGGCCCCGGCAGGCTGTCGTTGCCGAAATTGCCGCCGAGGTAGCTGGTCGAGTTGAGCAGCAGGGCCTTGACCATGGCCGGGCTAGGATCGTGGCTGAGCTGGCCGCGCAGCCACTGGAACGCCAGCGCCGCCGCGCCCGCCACCAGCGGCGTCGAGTGACTGGTGCCCGACGACCAGGTGTAGAGCTTCTGCCCTGTCGGGTAGTATTTATCACAGACGCCGAGGTTGTTGGGATTGGCGGCGTCGTAGATCGGGTCTTGCGAAGCCGCGCCGGTAATGTGCGAGCCGGGGGCGACCAGATCGGGCTTGGCGCGGCCATCTTGAATCGGCCCGAAGCCCGAGAAGAAGACCACGTCCTGCGCGTTGTCGGCGCTGACCTGGCTGAGGCCGCAGCCGTCGCGCTCGCTCGCCGAGCCGCGCACGTTCTCGCTCAGGCCGACGGCGATGGTATTCTTGGCGCTGCCAGGGATGGCGACCGACGCTGCCTTATCGCCGTTGTCGCCGTCGTTGCCCGCCGCAAACAGGATCACCATGCCCTGGTTGCCGTCTTGCAACGGGTCGGTATCGCGCACCAGATAATCATAGGTCGCGCAGTCGTCGCTGTAGAGGTTGCAGAAACCGTTATCCAGATTACAAGCGCCCCAGCTATTGCTGGAGATGCGCGCGCCGCTGCGATAGGCGTTCGCCAGCAGGTCGCCGTAAGAGAACTGCCCGAAGCTGCCATTGTCCTTGAAGACTTTCGAGATGCCGAGGCGCGCGAACGGCGCCGCGCCGAGGCCGTAGGAATAACCGCTGGCATCGTTATAAGCGGTGCCCGCCTTGTTGTTGAAGCCGGCGGCGATTGAAGCGTTGATCGTGCCGTGGCCTTCCGGGTCGTGGGTCGTCGCGGTGTGCGCGTCGCCGCTGAAATCCGCGAGGTAAGCGATGCGCGACAGGCCCGCCGCGTCGGTAAAATCGGCGTGCATCTTGGCCGGGTCGTCCGAGCCGATGTCGAAGCCTGTGTCGGAGATGTCAATGGCAAAGTTGAAATCACTGGTGAAGCCGAGCGAGTTCAAGAAGGCCAGATAGCCGGGCGCGCTCGGGCGGCTGAAGAAGACATTATTGACCGTCTCGTTGGTCAACTGGCCGGCGGCAATCTGGTTGGCGCGCTCGTCCATCGGGTGCGGCTCGGACCACGGCTCGATGCCGAGGACGTCCGGCAGTTGCGCCCAGGCTTTGACGTTGAGCGCTTCGGTCAGCACCTTGACGTGCAGCTTGCCTTCGGTTCGGTACTCGGGCATCAGCACGGCGCGCGACGCCGACTTGATCCGCGCCACGGTCGCTTCGGCTTCGGGCGTGTCGAGCACGGTGACGGTCATGCCGGTCTGCGCGATGGAGTCGAGCTTGATGTGCGGATCGATCTTGTAGGCCGGGTGATAAGGCCCATCCCATTGCACGACATCACCGCGCTGACGCAACGCGCCGAGGCGGTTGATCTGCGCCGTCGAGCCCCAGACAAGGTAAGCATTGTTCGGGACGTAACCGACGACGCGCACGCCGGTCGAGCGGACGGCGGCCAGCGCTTCGGGCGTCGGCGGCCCGAACAACTGCACCAGGCGCAGGGCGTGCGCCGCCCCCGCGGTCTGTCGCAAATCGTCGGCGACCACGGGCTCCTGGCCTGTGGTGTCAATCTGCCCGCGCTTGAGCATCACGAGGTTCAAATCGTCGCGCAGCTGCGCCCGCTCAAGCGCCTGCGGGGCAAGCCGGTCGAGCGTCTCGCTGCTGACTTCGACCACCGAATAAGCGTTAAAGCGGCGCGCTTTGGCGATGACGTGGGCGTCTTGCAAGGCTTGCTGAAGCTCGCGGTCGGCGTTCGGGATGACGAGCTTATGGCGTGCGCCAGGGCTGCGGTAAGCGAGCGGCGTCGCCGTCGCCGCGCCGCGCTTCTGTGACGGCTGCTCGACGACTAACTTGGGCTTCTGCTGCCCGCTGTCAGAGCGCGTCGGCAGCGCGCCGACCACGGCGACCAGCAGCAATAGGACAGTAACCAGCGATGATTTCAACCAGAATGCTTTCATCAAACGACTCCTGAAAATGAGTGGGTGTTTCCATCCACGCCTTGCTCGCACGGAGCGAGGCGAACCGAAGGGCGCACGGATTATCAACAACAAGCTGATTAGGACGAGGAAGAGGCTCGATCCGGCCTGCCATCGAGCGCGTCACGTTGATCAGCCATTACAATGAAGAGCAACAATAACTTTATCGTATCTCGGCGCGCTGTCAAGGATTTGCATCATGGTTTATTGCGCGTCGCTCGAACCGCAATCAAAAAATTACAAACCTTGTCTTTGTTTGACAAACGCGCGCCGCGCGCCATACAATCGCCGACGAGTCAACACGTATGCCGCGCCACCCGCACATCCTCCGTCGCGCCGCCGGCAAGCTATTTGCCGCGCTGCCGGTCATCTTCGCCGCGGCAACTTTCGCCGGCGCGCAGCAGCGACCCTTGATCACCGAAGACGTTGATGTCGTCAAACCCGGCATCATCCGCGTCGAGACCGGCTTCGAGTTTTTGCAGGACATCAAGTTCCCGCTCTCCGGCCTGCGCGGCGACATGACGAAAGTGCTGGACACGCGCGTGAGCGTCGGCCTCTCGCCAATGGTCGAATTTCAGATCGAGTGGACGCCGCAGAATCTCTTATCGATTAGAGGCCACGGCCCGACGCCGCTCGACCTGAAGCTCGGCGCCAATCCCCGCGACACCAACGACGCGGGCGATGTCACTGTGTGGATGAAGATGAAGCTGCGCAACGAGACGCGCATCACGCCGTCGCTCGGCTTCCGCTTCGGCGTGCAGTTGCCGAACTCGAATCAAGCGCGCGGCATTGGCAGCAACACAACGAACTTTTACGCGACGATCAATGCCGGCAAGAAACTCGCGGGCGGGCGCTTGAACGTCTTCGGCAACCTGGGGGTGGGGATACTCGAAGCGCCGCTGTCGAACTTCACGCAGAACGACGTGCTGCTCTATGGCCTGGCGAGCATCTACCGGCTGAGCGACCGCGTCAACCTGGTCGGCGAAGTCAACGGCCAACATTCGACGCGCAAGCATGCGCCGCTCGGCACCGAAGATTACAGCGCCGCGCGGGTCGGCGCGCAGATTCGCGCCCTCGGCCTGCGCTTTAACGCCGCGGGGGTCTTCGGCCTGTCAGACCGCGCCCCGAAGACCGGCCTGGTAATCGGCGTCACCTATGACTGGCAGGCGTTCGAGCCGATCAAATAGCGGGCTCGCCGGCTAAAGGCAAAAGGCAAAAGTAAAAAGGCAAAAGTGTAGAGCCGGATTAAATAATTAGGATTGGCTATCTCTTTCACTCCCCTGCCTGACTTTTACCTTTTTACTTTTTACTTTTTACTTGAAAAACAGGAGGTAGGTAATGATTGCAGCTTTAGTGAAACGCAGTATCGTGGCTCTGTTCATTGTCGCAGGGATTCTGCTGGTGGCGTCGCATTCGCAGACGACGGGCGCGGCGACCCTTGCGGATGGCGGCGAGTTACAGCAGCCACAGCAGCCAAGCGCCGGTGGCGCGCAGCCGCAACAGCTCGCCGAAGAGCGCTTCAAGAACATTCAAATCTTCAAAGGCCAGCCGGCTGGGAACGTCATGCGGGCGATGGGATTCTTCACCCGCTCGCTCGGCGTCGAATGCTCGTTCTGCCATGTCCCGCACCAGATGGACAAGGATGACAAGGAAGAGAAGAAGTTCGCGCGCACGATGTATCAGATCGTCCAGTACGCCAACAAGTCCATCGGCAAGCCGCGCGTCTCGTGCTACACCTGCCATGCCGGTCACAAGGAGCCGGAAGTGCCTGCCGAGTTCAGCCACGCGACCATCGATGAGATGTTCAAGAAGGCCGCCGCCGAAAACAGCAAGCCGGCTGAAACCGTCTATAAGAACATTCAGGTCCTCAAAGGCCAGCCCGCCGGCATCGTCATGCCCGCCATGCGGTTGATCGCCAAAGAACTCGGCGTCAAATGTGACTTCTGCCACATCGTCGGCCAGTTCGACAAGGACGACAAGCCGCAGAAGACCACCGCGCGCCAGATGGTCGGCATGATGTACGGCATCGCCAAGGAGTTCACTCACGGCGAGGTGATGATCGGCTGCTACACCTGCCACAAAGGTCAGCCGCAGCCGGTCTCCTTCCCGCCGCAAGACACGGCCAAACCGGAAGAGAAGAAGTCTGAGGAGAAGAAGCCGAATCAATGATCGCGCTTTCAAGCCTGCGAGCCAGGCGGGCCATTGCGGAGGTCATCAGCTGTGCCTTCGCGCTCGTTTCGCTGGGCTACGCAGTCATCACCGCGCCGGGGCGTGGCAGCGACCTGGTCGCTTTTGCAGCCACCGGCAGAGAGTGGCTCACGGGCGCCTTCCAATTCGGAACGGCGCTCGTGCCGCTTTATCCGCCGTTCGCCGTGCCATTCATGGCGCTGCTCACTTTATTCCCCTCTGACGCCCTGGTAATCGCAGGGCTGCTGATCAACCTCGCAGCCACAGTTGCTGTCGTCTTGCTAACCGTCAAGCTCTACGGCGAGCACTGGCCCGCGCGCGTCTGGCTGTACCTCGCCGCCTGCCTGTTGGCATCGGCCCCTTATCGTGTCACGCTGCGGATGGGCCAGAACAGCCTGCTGATCACCGCTCTGCTGCTCGCCGCGCTGCTGGCATGGCAACGAAAGCAGCGCGTGCTATCCGGCGCATGCTTGGGATTGTCGCTGTGCAAGTACTCGTTGACCCTGCCTTTCCTGCTCTACTTCTTTTGGAAGCGCGAGTGGAAGGTCGCAGGCACTGCGCTGATTGTTATGGTCGTGCTGACGGAGATTTTCGCATGGCATCTGGGCATGACGTTCACGGCAGCCATCACCAGTTGGCTGCGCACCACCGCCGAGGTTCAGACTGCCGGGCAGACGGCCTTCACCGGCGCGACTGAGATCAAGCCGCTCATCTACAGCCTGACCGGTGAAAACATCGCGCTGACTTCAACGCTGACCATCGTGGTCGCGGTAATGGGACTTGCCGCGATGACGCTGGTCTTCGCACGCCGACCGCAAGCGGTCAATGTACACTTCGCCATCCTGGCGCTATATGCGCTGTGGATGGCTTACCACCGGACTTACGATTCAGTGCTGTGCATCCTGCCCGCCGCGCTGCTGATCGATTGGCTGTTGCGGGGAAGCTTTATCCGCTTCAGCCGTTTCTGGCTGGTCGGATTGGGACTGTTGATCATCAGCCTCCCAGGGCTCTTGACTGAAAGACTGGGGCTGAGTGAAGACCGCTTGGCGAACAACCTCGCGGGGCGGCTCGGACTGCACATTGAAAGACTGCTGGTCGTCGGCCTCTTCGTGTCGCTGCTCTTGCTGCTGTGGAGGTCGGACCCGTCGCCACAGACCGACGCGGCAAGCGGGCCTTTCGTCGCACTGGCCAATCAACGCGGATAGATGACGATCCGTCGCATAGGCTCGCTGCCTTTGCTTTCCGATTGCAGGCCGCTGCGCTCGATGTAGAGGTGTTGCAGGCGGCGGAGATGCTTGGGCTGCGGCGCTAGCTCGATGGGCCGCCGCTGCTCGACGACTTCGAGCACGGCGTCTTCGACCTCCTGCATAGCCGCGTCTTCGTCGGCGCTGGGGCGGGCCGCGCCATAGACCTCGCTCAAGAAATTCTCCATCTGCGGCAGCGTGTTGTTGCGCAGGATGTGAACTTCGACGTTGCGCCCGCGCGCTTCCCTCAGCTTCTGCGACTGTCGCTTGGCGTGCGACTTCAAAGTCAGGACGATATCGGCTTCGGCGATGTCGTTGGTGACGATGGCCGGAACGCCAAGCTCGCCAATGGCGCGCTCCAGGCGCTCGCGGCTGATGGCGTAAGGATAGATGCGCAGCCGCTTCTGTTTTCTCTCGCCCGGCGGTTCGCCGTCGCGTCGTGGTGGTGCCGGCTGGCGCTCGCGGTGCGGGCCGCCGTTGCGGGCCGCGCCGTCCGAGCGCGCCTGACCTTGCTCCGGCTCGGTGATCGTGAAGGCGCCGCCGTCCTGGCGCTCGCGTAATTCGGTGCGCGGCAGGTAGCCGCGCAGCATCGTGTCAACCGCGTCAGAGACATCGCGGTGAATCACCAGCAGGTCTTTGTGCTGAATCTCGATAAGAATGTCGAAGGTCGGCGGCGCTTTGCGCTCCAGCACCGTCTTCTGAGTGCCGCGCCGCCGCGCCTCTTCGTCCGATAGCGTCACCGGCTGAATGCCGCCGACCAGATCACTGAGCGTCGGGTTGATCATCAGGTTTTCGAGCGTATTGCCATGAACCGTAGCGATCAATTGCACGCCGCGCTCGGCGATGGTGCGCGCCGCGAGCGCTTCCTGCGCCGTGCCGATCTCGTCAATGACGATGACTTCGGGCATGTGATTCTCGACCGCTTCGATCATGATCTGGTGTTGATGCTCAGGGTCGGGAACCTGCATGCGGCGGGCGCGACCGATGCCGGGGTGCGGCACGTCACCGTCGCCGGCGATCTCGTTGGAGGTGTCAACGACAATGACGCGCTTGGCCAGGTCGTCTGCCAGCACGCGCGCCGCTTCGCGCAGCAAGGTGGTCTTGCCGACGCCGGGCTTGCCCATCAGCAGAATGCTTTTGCCCGATTCGACCATGTCGCGAATGATGTCGACGGTGCCGAAGATGGCGCGGCCGACGCGGCAGGTGAGCCCGACGATCTCGCCGATGCGGTTGCGGATGGCCGAGATGCGATGCAAGGTGCGCTCGATGCCGGCGCGGTTGTCACGCGTAAAGCGCCCGACGCGGCTCTCGACATATTTCAGGTCTTCGGGCGTCACGACGCCGTCGTTGAGGTAGCGGGCTTCGCCGGGATAGCGCGCTTCGGGCTGGCGTCCGAGATCGAGAACGACTTCGATGAGCGATTCGATCTCGCCCTGCCGGTGGAGCGCCTCGCGGATGTGCGGCGGCAAAACCATCAGCAGAAAGTCGAGGTTGTCTGTCGAGACGCGCTCCTGAGGATTGGTGATCGTCGCCACTGTCTGCTCCACTGAGGAAGATTGGAAGAGCCGGACTGCTCGCGGCTGCGCCCTGCCTTGAGTGTACAACAACAGCCCGCCGCCTGTCAGTCGGCGCACAGGAGTTGTCACACGGCCCGTTGATGAGTCCCATGATTTTGTAGCTCACCTCACCATGAAACGTTTTGCGGCGGCGCTTCATTAGCTGATGGAAGCGCACTTTCGCAGTGGCCACTCAGCGCCGGCCCAACCGCATCAGGCTTAGTCGGGCGACCTCCGGTTTCACACCGGGCGGGGCATCTTTGTCTGTAAAAGGAGGGGGAGTATGAAGCGACCGTTCGCACTCTGTTTGTTCAGCGTGACGCTGTTCGTCGTCGCGGTGTGGCAGTTGTCCGCCGCCGCCGCCGATGATTGCAAGGTCATCACCGGCGAGATTCTACTCCCGGAGATTTCAGGCGCGGCGATGCTGCCGGGCGACCGTCTGCTGCTGGTGGGCGACGACAAGACGGCTGTGTACTTGCTGGAAGGAGCCAGCAAACGCCTGCTCTCTCGGCAAGTGAAGGCTGAGGAATTCCAACCCCTGGCCTGCAACGTCAAGCTGGACGACCTGGAGGATGTGGCCTGGGATCGCGACTCGAGCGTTTACCTTGTCACTTCGCACAGCCTTAACCGCCAGGGAGAAAATAAGGACAAGCGCCACCGGATCGCTCTCTTGCAATTGAAGGATGGCAAGCCGCAAGGGGAGGTCGAAAAAGCCTCCGGGATGATTTCCCAGCTTTTGCCTAAGGAGTTGCAAAGCGCGGAAGCGCGCACGCCGGCTCAAGCCGGCTTTAACATCGAGGGCGCGGCCTGGAACGCGGAGGGGCATTTGCTGCTCGGGCTGCGTTCCCCCACCAGGGTCGTCGCAACCCCGGAACGCACCGATAAACTCTATGAAAACGCGATCATCTTGCGCCTGAAGAATCCCCAGAAGCTCTTCGGGTCGGCCGACCTTCCGGAGTTGAGTCAGGAAACGGTGAGCCTGGACGGGCGGGGCATTCGCGGCATGTATTACGACGACCAGTCGAAGGGCTGCTGGATTCTGGCCAGTCTGTCACCCGACCCGAACTACGAGCTACGCGACGCCTGGTCGTTGTGGTTCTGGGACGAGAAGAGACCACCCGCACAGGTCGAAGTCCCGCAGGCGGCGCTCATTCATTTACGCAAACCGGAAGCCGTGTGCCGGGTCATGATTGACAGCCATCCGTACTTGCTGCTGATCGAGGATGGCGACTCGGCCCGCTATGCCCTCTTCGCTGTTCCGGCACTGTCGAGCGGCCCGGCACCTGCCGGCAGCCATTGAGGGCCGCCGCGCCGCCAATCAGTCGAACCCCCCTGTCCTCTCTCACACGCCTTCTTACCTACCCTGAAGCGCCGACGGCATCATGGACCGCCGGCGCTTCAACGCTTGCGCTCAACGGAATAGCAGTTGCCTCTTCAAGTCACGCTCCTACTCAGATGGCTTGAGCGCCCCCACGGTTAAAACACGGTTTTGCACCCTGATAGCTCCCGCTGGCGAGATTTGAACCTGCTGCGCGCCGACACCGAGTAACGCGAAGTGTAAGTCGGCGGTTGCCATAATTTGTTACGTTATGTTGCGACTCAAGCCAACCCTGCCAGCTAAACCCGGCCGCCGCCAGCGCGGTTTTTCGATCATTGAAGTGGCGGTCATCTTGATGGTGATCGGCATTGCCGCCGCCTTCATCGTGCCGCAAGCGCTCTCATGGATGCGGCTCTACCGGCTGGGCGTCGGCTCGCGAAACGTCGCCACCGCCTTGCAGCGAGCCCGCTACCTGGCGACTTCAAACAACGCCCGCGCCGCGGTCACGATCTCGGAAGCCCATCGCCTGCGCGTCGAGCAATACGGTCAGATGGCCGGCGCCGAAGCTCAGGTGCTGACGGCCATCGAATTGCCTAACGGCATCACGATTGACGAGCAAGCGCCCAGACAGGTCGCCTTTGACGGGCGCGGCATCGTCACGCCTTTGCCGAACGAAGACCTGACCATCCGCGTCAACAGCGCCGACGGTTATTACCAGAATGTCGTCATCTCGCCGACCGGCCAGGTGACGCTCGCCGATCCGCAGAAAGACAAGAAGACCTGAGCGGCCCGCCGCCGCGCTTTGACCGCCTGACGATCAAAGCCTTGTGGGAGACGATATGAATCAAACGATTGCCCAGCAGACACACAGCGCCGCGCCGCGGGCCGGAGAGGCCGAAAGCGGCTTCACGCTGATCGAAGCGACCATCGCCATCTTCGTCACCGTCGTCGGCCTCATCAGCATGGCCGGCATGTTCACGATGGCGATGAAAACCAACGCCAGCTCGCGCAACATGACGACGGCGACGACCTTCGCGCAGGACAAGCTTGAACAGCTCGGCGCGGCGTCGTTCGAGCGGCTGGTTGATCCGTCAAAGATGCGGAACAATCCCAACAGCCACGGCGCCGATGACACCTACGCCGTCGGCGCGCTCGATCAAGACATCACGAGCGGCGGCATCGCCTACTACGACAAGATCATTCTCGCGGGCCGCGACGACGTCGAGCCTGAAGGCACGGTCACGGTGGTCCGCGCCGACGGCACGGCGGAAACGCGCCGGCCCGACGGCACGATCACGAGCAGCAATCCCTTCCCTGCCGAGCGCGTCACCTACACGCGCCGCTGGGCGATCATGTCGAGCGGCGAAGAGAATCCCGCCGACCGCCGGCTGACCATCGCCGTGCGCGTCAAGAGCGAGAACGCGCCGGTCGGCAAGACACCCGAACTGGTCGATCTGTACACGGTGATGACGCACCAATGAGGAGAGTCGCGATGAAGGCAAACGACACAAACGAATTGCGCAATCCGCAATCCGCAATCCGCAATCCGCAATCGGCGAGCGGCTTTTCGCTCGTCGAGCTGATGGTGGCGATGACTGTCTTCTTGATCATCGGCGGCGCGGTGGCGCTACTGCTGAGCAAGAGCCAGACGATCTTTCGCGCCGAGCAGGGCGTTTCCGAAATGGATCAGAACGCCCGCCTGATGATGGACTTTCTGACGCGCGACATTCAGCAGTCGAAAGAGAACGGCCTGGGACTCGGCCAGCGCTTCCGCACCATCTATTCCAAAGATGGCCTAGACGGCAAGACCGACGAGGTAACGATCATCACCGCCGATACGCAATCGAG comes from Blastocatellia bacterium and encodes:
- a CDS encoding R3H domain-containing nucleic acid-binding protein, producing MVLPPHIREALHRQGEIESLIEVVLDLGRQPEARYPGEARYLNDGVVTPEDLKYVESRVGRFTRDNRAGIERTLHRISAIRNRIGEIVGLTCRVGRAIFGTVDIIRDMVESGKSILLMGKPGVGKTTLLREAARVLADDLAKRVIVVDTSNEIAGDGDVPHPGIGRARRMQVPDPEHQHQIMIEAVENHMPEVIVIDEIGTAQEALAARTIAERGVQLIATVHGNTLENLMINPTLSDLVGGIQPVTLSDEEARRRGTQKTVLERKAPPTFDILIEIQHKDLLVIHRDVSDAVDTMLRGYLPRTELRERQDGGAFTITEPEQGQARSDGAARNGGPHRERQPAPPRRDGEPPGERKQKRLRIYPYAISRERLERAIGELGVPAIVTNDIAEADIVLTLKSHAKRQSQKLREARGRNVEVHILRNNTLPQMENFLSEVYGAARPSADEDAAMQEVEDAVLEVVEQRRPIELAPQPKHLRRLQHLYIERSGLQSESKGSEPMRRIVIYPR
- a CDS encoding GspH/FimT family pseudopilin, translating into MLRLKPTLPAKPGRRQRGFSIIEVAVILMVIGIAAAFIVPQALSWMRLYRLGVGSRNVATALQRARYLATSNNARAAVTISEAHRLRVEQYGQMAGAEAQVLTAIELPNGITIDEQAPRQVAFDGRGIVTPLPNEDLTIRVNSADGYYQNVVISPTGQVTLADPQKDKKT